Proteins from one Naumovozyma castellii chromosome 3, complete genome genomic window:
- the GGC1 gene encoding Ggc1p (ancestral locus Anc_8.445) translates to MASNDRKQSGVARLLGSASAGILEIGVFHPVDTISKRLMSNHTKIGNSHELNRVIFREHFSEPLGKRLFTLFPGLGYAASYKVLQRVYKYGGQPFANEFLNKHYKKDFDSAFGEKTGKAMRSATAGSLIGIGEIVLLPLDVLKIKRQTNPEAFKGRGFVKILKDEGIFNLYRGWGWTAARNAPGSFALFGGNAFAKEYILGLEDYSQASWSQNFISSIVGASCSLIVSAPLDVIKTRIQNRSFDNPETGLTIVKNTFKNEGITAFFKGLTPKLLTTGPKLVFSFALAQSLIPKFDSLLSK, encoded by the coding sequence ATGGCCTCAAACGATAGAAAGCAATCAGGTGTTGCCCGTCTCCTAGGTTCTGCCTCTGCAGGTATCCTAGAAATCGGTGTATTCCATCCAGTTGATACCATCTCTAAAAGATTGATGTCCAATCACACCAAGATTGGTAACTCTCATGAGTTAAACCGTGTTATTTTCCGTGAACATTTTAGCGAACCATTGGGAAAGAGATTATTCACCTTGTTTCCTGGGTTGGGTTATGCAGCTTCCTACAAGGTCTTGCAAAGAGTTTATAAGTACGGTGGGCAACCATTTGCTAATGAATTCTTAAATAAGCACTATAAAAAAGATTTCGATAGTGCCTTTGGGGAGAAGACTGGTAAGGCCATGAGATCTGCTACTGCTGGTTCCTTGATTGGTATTGGTGAAATTGTCTTATTGCCATTAGATGTCTTGAAAATTAAGAGACAAACTAATCCAGAAGCTTTCAAAGGTAGAGGGTTCGTTAAGATCTTGAAGGATGAAGGtatatttaatttgtaTAGAGGTTGGGGCTGGACTGCTGCTAGAAATGCACCAGGTTCCTTTGCTCTATTTGGTGGTAATGCCTTTGCTAAGGAATACATCTTGGGTTTAGAAGATTACTCTCAAGCTTCCTGGAGTCAAAACTTTATTTCATCCATTGTAGGTGCATCATGTTCTTTAATTGTCTCAGCACCATTGGATGTCATTAAGACCAGAATTCAAAATAGAAGTTTTGACAATCCAGAAACTGGGTTGACTATTGTGAAGAATACTTTCAAGAATGAAGGTATCACTGCCTTTTTCAAGGGGTTGACTCCTAAATTATTGACTACTGGTCCCAAGTTAGTGTTTTCCTTTGCTCTTGCTCAATCTTTGATTCCAAAGTTTGACTCTTTATTGAGtaaataa
- the ACK1 gene encoding Ack1p (ancestral locus Anc_8.452), whose translation MMQRGDRTAREPHPDPYAKHINMYPQSNIQHTKNANTQNSNSAPYPIDDMGQSSLPPPVTSSSNVRPPMLMKNTDASMSSLSFHLQNLSVNEQKKESPKSLDPYDVPFQFKDEIQSNPSPQKPQLNAKRIQQEEKIGTSQDAVEYRRLYELIIKDTPTFTPTLQMQWCETLLLYSFKEDFIANYNINAEKLPRTLNSSESIKNQKIFLEHSFKVLTKLIQLKYPQAIYLMGTLYSHQPYLQGIKNKNIVSKNDLKALQYYMKAANLNHSDSCYRTAISFEYQKGTPPTCAKEKCLQMSLQYYELGAQLNSQACMYKLGMAYLYGLEKEPTLYPARDIRLSVSYFQKCNTAQSNYELGKFYEQTTLPIPIQNDLQSQGIIRDSNLALRYYHESATKFNYPLAQWKLGHCYELGELSLPIDAQKSIAWYHKAATPRDSSQKGNPMAMLAISGWYLTGAPGVLKPNYNESFQWLYRSEKISEGKLPRVEFILGSYYANGIGCDRNLNLAKIHFQIAANLGFLRAIEALKRFN comes from the coding sequence ATGATGCAGAGAGGTGATCGAACAGCAAGGGAACCACACCCAGACCCCTATGCGAAACATATAAATATGTACCCACAATCCAATATACAGCACACTAAAAATGCAAATACTCAAAACTCAAACAGTGCTCCTTATCCAATCGATGATATGGGCCAGAGTTCCCTTCCTCCTCCTGTGACTTCAAGTTCAAATGTTCGTCCACCGATGCTGATGAAGAATACTGATGCTTCTATGTCTTCTTTATCCTTCCATTTGCAAAATTTATCTGTTaatgaacaaaagaaagaaagtCCAAAATCTCTGGACCCTTATGATGTTCCATTTCAGTTTAAAGATGAGATACAGAGTAATCCATCACCACAAAAGCCACAATTAAATGCTAAACGAATacaacaagaagagaaaattGGAACGTCACAGGATGCGGTAGAATATCGTAGACTTTACgaattaataataaaggATACACCTACATTCACACCAACGCTACAAATGCAATGGTGTGAAACATTACTCCTGTATTCGTTCAAGGAAGACTTTATAGCaaattataatataaatgctgaaaaattaccaaGGACTTTGAACTCTTCAGAGTCAataaaaaatcaaaaaatattcttggAACATTCCTTTAAAGTATTAACTAAgttaattcaattgaaatatcCACAAGCCATTTATTTAATGGGTACGCTGTACTCTCATCAACCATATTTGCAAGGTATTAAGAACAAAAACATTGTATCCAAAAATGATCTAAAGGCTCTACAGTATTACATGAAGGCGGCCAATTTAAATCATTCAGATTCATGTTACAGGACTGCAATATCATTTGAGTACCAGAAGGGAACACCACCTACATGTGCTAAGGAGAAATGCTTACAAATGTCATTACAATATTATGAACTAGGAGCTCAATTAAATAGTCAGGCTTGTATGTACAAATTAGGGATGGCATATCTGTATGGTTTAGAAAAGGAACCTACGCTGTATCCGGCCAGAGACATCAGATTATCTGTAAGctatttccaaaaatgtAATACTGCACAATCCAATTATGAATTAGGAAAATTTTATGAGCAAACGACGTTGCCCATACCGATACAAAATGATTTACAATCACAAGGGATAATACGAGATAGTAATCTAGCATTACGATATTATCACGAGTCCGCCACTAAATTCAATTATCCGCTGGCACAATGGAAGTTAGGCCATTGTTATGAATTAGGTGAACTATCCCTTCCAATTGATGCACAAAAATCAATTGCTTGGTATCATAAGGCAGCTACGCCAAGAGACTCTTCACAAAAGGGGAATCCCATGGCTATGCTGGCTATTTCAGGTTGGTATTTAACTGGTGCACCAGGTGTATTAAAGCCCAACTATAATGAATCCTTTCAATGGTTATATCGATCTGAGAAGATTTCAGAAGGGAAATTACCAAGAGTGGAGTTTATATTGGGTTCATACTATGCCAATGGTATTGGTTGTGATCGAAATCTGAATTTAGCCAAGATACATTTCCAAATTGCTGCCAATTTGGGGTTCTTACGAGCCATTGAGGCTTTAAAAAGGTTTAATTGA
- the TRM8 gene encoding tRNA (guanine46-N7)-methyltransferase (ancestral locus Anc_8.448), whose amino-acid sequence MKTKPLSHDPGSKRYAYRVNKEENRKELKHVKIDEASLSTKDDKAHKDIIELPKKRFYRQRAHSNPFSDHQLEYPASPAEMDWAKLYPHLQDEATGEMTKKVTIADIGCGFGGLLVDLSPAFPENLILGMEIRVQVTNYVEDRIIALRAQNKDNLKYRNINVLRGNAMKFLPNFFEKSQLEKMFFCFPDPHFKQRKHKARIITNTLLSEYAYVLKEGGVIYTITDVEDLHLWMVKHLEEHPLFERLSEEWENNDTCVQIMRNATEEGKKVERKKGDKFVACFKRLPNPTII is encoded by the coding sequence ATGAAGACCAAGCCACTATCACATGACCCAGGCTCCAAACGTTACGCATACCGTGTCAACAAAGAGGAAAACAGAAAGGAGCTAAAGCATGTTAAGATCGATGAAGCCTCACTCTCCACCAAAGATGACAAGGCCCACAAAGATATCATTGAACTACCCAAAAAGAGATTTTACCGTCAAAGAGCTCATTCCAACCCATTCTCAGACCATCAATTAGAGTACCCCGCTTCGCCTGCAGAAATGGATTGGGCTAAATTATATCCACATCTCCAGGATGAGGCGACGGGGGAGATGACTAAAAAGGTCACAATTGCTGACATTGGTTGTGGGTTCGGTGGTCTTCTTGTAGACCTATCACCAGCATTTcctgaaaatttaatattagGTATGGAAATTAGAGTTCAAGTGACCAATTACGTGGAGGATAGAATCATTGCTCTAAGAGCTCAAAACAAAGATAATCTAAAATACAGAAATATTAATGTCTTGAGGGGTAATGCAATGAAATTCCtaccaaatttttttgaaaaatcacAATTGGAGAAAATGTTCTTCTGTTTCCCTGATCCTCACTTCAAACAAAGGAAGCACAAGGCGAGAATTATTACCAATACTCTTTTGAGTGAATATGCCTATGTTTTGAAGGAAGGAGGTGTCATTTACACTATCACCGATGTGGAAGATTTACATCTTTGGATGGTAAAGCATTTAGAAGAACATcctttatttgaaagattaagTGAGGAATgggaaaataatgatacaTGTGTCCAGATAATGAGAAATGCTACAGAAGAAGGGAAAAAAGtggaaagaaagaaaggtGATAAGTTTGTGGCTTGTTTTAAGAGATTACCAAACCCAACTATCATTTAA
- the MRPL11 gene encoding mitochondrial 54S ribosomal protein uL10m (ancestral locus Anc_8.449), with protein sequence MSLSLLVSTRRVASARLPLSGVKSLTYSFPWTRSYAAVQQSSTDGSNNALKISRDKQKRVTVKPLTSRKTYLVDSYKSLMESNPLVVFVHYNNLLKREDHLFREKIKETGGTMTKLRNRLFQVYLKNSKQEDPCRPLSSKDKYKDHPLLPLFKGPTAAIAYSETTPANIAKLFKLLASAQDKLFILGAKVDNEAYSLQQLNTFKTLPSKDQLHAQLVSMLQVQGGLGLTQTLQQASQSLYLTLQSHHDNNNKPSQ encoded by the coding sequence ATGTCCCTTTCCCTGTTGGTATCCACTCGTCGTGTCGCTTCAGCACGTCTACCTCTCTCGGGAGTCAAATCTCTAACTTACAGTTTCCCCTGGACAAGATCATATGCTGCTGTCCAACAATCAAGCACTGATGGATCAAATAATGCTTTGAAGATCAGTAGGGATAAACAGAAGCGTGTCACAGTGAAGCCGCTAACATCTCGTAAGACGTACCTAGTCGACTCCTATAAGAGCTTAATGGAATCAAACCCATTGGTCGTCTTTGTCCATTACAACAACCTACTGAAACGGGAGGACCATTTATTTAGAGAAAAGATAAAGGAGACTGGTGGAACAATGACCAAGTTGAGAAATAGGTTATTTCAAGTgtatttaaagaattcCAAGCAAGAGGATCCATGTCGTCCGCTCTCGAGCAAAGATAAATATAAAGatcatcctcttcttcccCTATTCAAGGGTCCCACTGCGGCCATTGCATACAGTGAGACTACTCCGGCAAATATTGCTAAACTATTTAAGCTGTTGGCTTCCGCACAGGATAAATTGTTCATTCTTGGTGCTAAAGTAGATAACGAAGCTTATTCTCTACAACAGTTGAATACGTTCAAGACTTTGCCCTCTAAGGATCAATTGCATGCTCAATTGGTGTCTATGTTACAAGTACAAGGTGGTCTGGGCTTGACCCAAACTCTACAGCAAGCCTCGCAATCCTTGTACTTGACTCTACAATCACATCAtgacaacaacaacaaaccATCTCAATAA
- the MGT1 gene encoding methylated-DNA--protein-cysteine methyltransferase (ancestral locus Anc_8.447), which yields MNKSKMKDMKEEVVRFSFLKEGEFYILIITREKTGKLIYSSLYTNKAYLIKEAKSDFKKLSKKNGIRYVMEPSSPDDKLMKLLHEKFIRLVDARKRGEDTIDDLDMPYEYIFGTQFQRAAWDGMLQVNIGHTITYGELSTRLGMGTKGARAIRSACNQNKIPLFVPCHRIMGKSGEMTGFRWGIPIKKVLLMREQEAFEKTFKTEDIKLELNL from the coding sequence ATGAATAAGtcaaaaatgaaagatATGAAAGAGGAAGTGGTAAgattttccttcttgaaGGAAGGAGAATTTTACATCTTGATAATAACTAGAGAAAAAACTGGGAAACTTATCTATTCTTCATTATACACTAACAAAGCCTATCTAATTAAAGAAGCCAAAtcagatttcaaaaaactTTCTAAGAAAAATGGTATCAGATATGTAATGGAACCTTCCTCCCCTGATGATAAGTTAATGAAGTTGCTTCATGAGAAGTTTATACGGTTAGTAGATGCCCGTAAACGGGGTGAGGATACTATTGACGATCTTGACATGCCCTATGAGTATATATTTGGAACTCAATTCCAAAGAGCCGCCTGGGATGGAATGCTCCAAGTTAACATAGGGCATACTATCACGTACGGGGAACTTTCTACTCGATTGGGAATGGGAACAAAGGGTGCAAGAGCCATTAGATCCGCATGCaaccaaaataaaattcCCTTGTTTGTTCCATGTCATCGAATAATGGGCAAGTCAGGGGAAATGACAGGGTTCCGATGGGGGATTCCGATAAAGAAGGTGTTATTGATGAGAGAACAAGAAGCTTTCGAAAAGACATTTAAGACTGAAGATATAAAACTGGAGCTAAATTTATAA